A portion of the Candidatus Nitrosotenuis aquarius genome contains these proteins:
- the leuS gene encoding leucine--tRNA ligase, with amino-acid sequence MIPWNDIETKWRAKWAQEKEFEIEPDSRPKKFITVAYPYPNSPQHIGHGRTYTLADVHARFLRMKGYNTLFPMGFHYTGTPILGMAKRVQEGDKELIENFEKLYHVPPETIKEFVEPVKIADYFHEEIKQGMIEMGYSIDWRREFTTIDPVYKKFIEWQFRKLKSLNFVVQGSHPVGWCPKDQNPVSQHDTLGDVEPDFTEYILVKFHLDDVIIPTATLRPETIFGVTNLWINPNIKYKKIKVDSETWIVSPECAYKLEFLNKSITAISEVSGSDLVGKTVSILDKKIPMFPASFVESQTGTGIVMSVPAHAPFDYQALVDYQKQNSSITIQPIPIIKTEGFGEIPAKEIVEKMGITNQDDPKLDEATNEVYSKEFYSGVLRENTGKFAGLKVSEAKETIKAWLAESKNSDILLELNNGPVRCRCGAECVVKLLNNQWFLNYLDQTWKDKTNQCFEKMSILPNEIRTEFNYVVGWLRQRACARQHGLGTNLPWDQNWIVESLSDSVIYMAYYILAKYVNSGELKADSLSDEFFEFVFYGNGDAKQTAAKCGVQENILQKIRADFAYFYPVDARHSGRDLVPNHLTFFVLNHVAIFPEALWPKQIVVNGSVLMDGKKMSKSMGNIIPLRKAIQDYGADPIRLAIIISAELLQDADFNLESVNTIKGKLEAIYEDCARHKPGMPAKLQSEDSWILGRLDHLITQTTGAVEKMRLREALHHILFSFESDLQWYLKRAEAKGRTDVSGILHKILAVRVAMLSPFAPHLTEEMWERLGNSGLVSRSDWPAPNNSTDSSSVQSEELLQSTIEDIKNVLKVTKITPQKIVLYTADPWKVKAFGKIAASVVVGQTNIGAIIKDLIANPETENIKKDPDFVKKSVNSILAEPEEMRKIRAELKPINETAVLSSELSGLVKKEFGVDMQVFAESDTAKYDPKNKARMARPFKPALYIE; translated from the coding sequence ATGATTCCCTGGAATGACATTGAGACAAAATGGCGCGCCAAGTGGGCACAAGAAAAAGAATTTGAAATAGAACCAGACTCGAGACCAAAAAAATTCATCACAGTTGCATATCCGTATCCCAACTCCCCTCAACACATAGGCCACGGCAGAACGTACACTTTGGCAGATGTCCACGCACGATTTTTGCGCATGAAGGGCTACAACACTTTGTTTCCGATGGGATTCCACTATACCGGCACGCCCATACTAGGCATGGCAAAGCGGGTCCAAGAAGGCGACAAGGAACTAATCGAGAATTTTGAAAAACTGTACCATGTTCCGCCAGAGACCATCAAGGAATTTGTCGAGCCAGTAAAGATTGCAGATTATTTCCACGAGGAAATCAAGCAGGGGATGATAGAGATGGGTTATTCTATAGACTGGCGGCGTGAATTTACCACAATAGATCCAGTGTACAAAAAGTTCATCGAGTGGCAGTTTAGAAAACTAAAGTCGCTTAATTTTGTAGTGCAGGGGTCACATCCTGTTGGCTGGTGTCCCAAGGACCAAAACCCAGTATCACAGCACGACACGCTGGGCGATGTAGAGCCGGACTTTACCGAATACATTTTGGTAAAATTTCACCTAGATGATGTAATAATTCCAACTGCCACACTACGCCCGGAGACAATCTTCGGCGTGACAAACCTTTGGATAAACCCAAACATAAAATACAAAAAAATCAAAGTAGACAGCGAAACCTGGATTGTCAGCCCAGAATGCGCATACAAGCTGGAATTTTTGAACAAATCCATTACAGCGATTTCCGAAGTTTCCGGCTCTGATCTGGTAGGAAAAACCGTTTCAATACTGGACAAAAAGATTCCAATGTTTCCTGCAAGCTTTGTTGAATCACAGACAGGAACCGGCATAGTAATGTCAGTGCCTGCCCATGCTCCATTTGACTATCAGGCACTAGTTGACTATCAAAAACAGAATTCCAGTATTACAATACAGCCAATTCCAATCATCAAGACAGAGGGATTTGGTGAGATTCCTGCTAAAGAAATTGTCGAGAAAATGGGCATCACAAACCAGGACGACCCCAAGCTGGATGAGGCTACAAACGAGGTCTATTCCAAGGAATTTTACTCTGGAGTACTGCGCGAGAACACGGGCAAGTTTGCAGGACTCAAGGTCTCAGAAGCTAAAGAGACGATAAAGGCCTGGCTTGCAGAATCAAAAAATTCCGATATTTTGCTAGAGCTAAACAACGGACCCGTCAGATGCAGGTGTGGGGCAGAATGTGTTGTAAAACTATTGAACAACCAGTGGTTTCTCAATTATCTTGACCAGACTTGGAAGGACAAGACAAACCAGTGCTTTGAGAAAATGAGCATTCTGCCAAATGAAATCAGAACGGAATTCAATTATGTTGTCGGCTGGCTGCGACAAAGGGCGTGTGCAAGACAGCATGGCCTAGGAACCAATCTGCCGTGGGACCAAAATTGGATTGTTGAAAGCTTGTCGGATTCCGTAATCTACATGGCGTACTATATTTTGGCAAAATACGTCAATTCTGGAGAACTAAAGGCAGACTCGCTTTCTGATGAATTTTTCGAGTTTGTGTTTTATGGAAATGGTGATGCAAAACAGACAGCTGCAAAATGTGGCGTGCAGGAAAACATTTTGCAAAAGATACGGGCAGACTTTGCATATTTTTATCCAGTGGATGCAAGACATTCCGGGCGCGACCTAGTTCCAAATCATCTGACATTTTTTGTTCTAAATCATGTCGCAATATTTCCAGAAGCACTCTGGCCAAAACAGATCGTGGTAAACGGCTCTGTACTGATGGATGGTAAAAAAATGTCCAAGTCAATGGGAAACATCATCCCGCTAAGAAAAGCAATTCAAGATTATGGTGCAGACCCGATTCGACTGGCAATAATCATATCTGCCGAGCTGCTCCAGGATGCGGATTTCAATCTGGAATCTGTAAATACAATCAAGGGCAAGCTAGAGGCAATCTACGAAGACTGTGCCAGGCACAAGCCAGGCATGCCTGCAAAACTGCAATCAGAAGACAGTTGGATTCTTGGAAGACTTGACCACCTAATCACGCAGACAACTGGCGCAGTGGAAAAAATGAGATTACGAGAGGCCCTGCATCACATTTTGTTTTCGTTTGAATCTGACTTGCAGTGGTATCTCAAAAGAGCAGAAGCTAAAGGAAGGACTGATGTTTCCGGAATATTGCACAAGATATTAGCTGTTCGGGTCGCAATGCTGTCTCCGTTTGCACCACATCTGACAGAAGAAATGTGGGAGCGACTGGGCAATTCTGGCCTAGTATCTAGATCAGATTGGCCTGCACCAAACAACTCTACAGATTCCTCATCAGTGCAATCAGAGGAATTGTTGCAATCCACAATAGAAGACATCAAAAATGTCCTCAAGGTGACAAAGATCACTCCACAAAAAATCGTCCTGTACACTGCAGACCCCTGGAAGGTCAAGGCGTTTGGAAAAATCGCAGCAAGCGTGGTTGTCGGCCAGACAAACATTGGCGCAATCATAAAAGACCTCATTGCAAATCCAGAAACCGAGAACATCAAAAAAGACCCAGATTTTGTCAAAAAATCAGTCAATTCCATTCTAGCAGAGCCTGAGGAAATGAGAAAGATCAGAGCAGAGTTAAAACCAATCAACGAAACTGCAGTCTTGTCTTCAGAATTATCAGGGCTGGTCAAAAAGGAATTTGGAGTCGACATGCAGGTCTTTGCAGAATCGGATACTGCAAAATATGATCCAAAGAACAAGGCAAGGATGGCACGGCCGTTCAAGCCTGCACTATACATAGAATAG
- a CDS encoding NAD(P)/FAD-dependent oxidoreductase: MKIAVVGIGVAGGYLVSRLKKDHEVVGYERMTEENHDSICAWGTSANEMRELCAKSGINFDDFIIHHGKDMHIDMNNNERFDIKLKGLVTFDKIGLIKKMSEGVKIHYGVSPKLADLEKEYDMIVDCTGFYRSYLPKIEKDFFLPTYQYKIQYDDKVPIDDFFVKPFAKMTGYFWYFPLNDNMAHIGAGDYKKNHVEETDKFFKKYGGKITKTVGRPIRLATPNMCEPFYHGKVVGVGESIGTVYPLLGEGIIPSMICADIFVRNINNLPKYREEVLEYFAIYGKVLNFVRAKMHGKFSAIRSIADLISIFRYMKKNEQRFGMEIHMRDLMKVAKA; this comes from the coding sequence ATGAAAATAGCTGTAGTGGGGATTGGAGTCGCAGGCGGATATCTAGTATCCAGGCTCAAAAAAGACCACGAGGTAGTAGGCTATGAGCGCATGACAGAAGAAAACCACGATTCCATCTGTGCATGGGGCACATCTGCAAACGAAATGCGGGAGTTGTGCGCTAAATCTGGAATCAACTTTGATGATTTCATCATACACCATGGAAAAGACATGCACATTGATATGAACAATAATGAGCGATTTGATATCAAGCTAAAGGGCCTAGTCACTTTTGACAAAATTGGCCTTATCAAAAAAATGTCTGAAGGCGTAAAAATTCACTATGGTGTTTCTCCAAAACTTGCAGACTTGGAAAAAGAATACGACATGATTGTGGATTGCACGGGATTTTATCGCAGCTATTTGCCAAAAATTGAAAAAGACTTTTTCCTGCCGACATACCAGTACAAGATCCAGTATGACGATAAAGTTCCAATCGATGACTTTTTTGTAAAGCCATTTGCAAAAATGACCGGATATTTCTGGTATTTCCCATTAAATGACAATATGGCACACATTGGTGCCGGCGACTACAAGAAAAACCACGTAGAGGAAACTGACAAGTTTTTCAAAAAATACGGCGGCAAGATAACAAAGACGGTTGGCCGTCCAATCAGACTTGCTACGCCAAACATGTGCGAGCCGTTCTACCACGGAAAGGTAGTAGGCGTTGGCGAGTCAATCGGTACTGTCTATCCGTTGCTTGGAGAGGGAATCATACCAAGCATGATTTGCGCAGATATCTTTGTGAGAAACATCAACAATTTGCCAAAATACAGAGAAGAGGTCTTGGAATATTTTGCAATTTATGGCAAGGTCCTCAATTTTGTCCGGGCCAAAATGCACGGCAAGTTCTCAGCCATTCGTAGCATTGCGGATCTTATTTCCATATTCCGTTACATGAAGAAAAACGAGCAGCGCTTTGGGATGGAAATTCACATGCGCGACTTGATGAAAGTAGCTAAAGCCTAG
- a CDS encoding transcription initiation factor IIB: MITDGVTGERFCHNCGLVIEEQIQETGPERNISKEERDDKTRVGMPTSLAIHDMGLATTIGVMDRDATGKPLSAHAKHEMRRLRTWDSRSQMSEQSDRNLRYAFTQLDKLKDKLTLSGAVVEKAAYLYRKALLKSLVRGRSIEGVLAASVYAACRDVEMPRTLDDVSKAINIKRKDLTKNYRMLVNELELKMPVMSSVTCLSKIANKIGASEKVKRHALEILKNANDQRLTAGKDPMGMAASALYISCVKHDFDVSQKDIALAAGVTEVTIRNRYKDMRKSLHL; the protein is encoded by the coding sequence ATGATAACTGATGGCGTCACAGGCGAGCGATTTTGTCATAATTGCGGACTGGTAATAGAAGAGCAGATCCAAGAGACTGGGCCTGAGCGCAACATATCAAAAGAAGAGCGTGACGATAAGACACGCGTTGGAATGCCAACCTCGCTTGCAATCCATGACATGGGTCTTGCCACAACGATTGGAGTCATGGACAGGGATGCTACAGGTAAGCCACTCTCAGCTCATGCAAAACACGAAATGAGGCGACTTCGCACGTGGGATAGTCGTAGCCAAATGAGTGAGCAAAGCGACAGAAACCTAAGGTATGCATTCACTCAGCTAGACAAGCTAAAGGACAAGCTGACGCTTTCTGGCGCAGTAGTTGAAAAGGCAGCTTATCTGTACAGAAAAGCCTTGCTAAAAAGCCTAGTTCGCGGAAGATCAATAGAGGGAGTTCTTGCGGCCTCGGTTTATGCCGCATGTAGGGATGTGGAAATGCCGCGAACCTTAGACGACGTCTCTAAAGCAATTAATATCAAAAGAAAAGATCTGACAAAAAATTACCGCATGCTCGTAAATGAACTAGAGCTCAAAATGCCAGTCATGAGCTCAGTTACTTGTTTATCAAAAATAGCAAACAAAATTGGTGCAAGTGAAAAAGTAAAACGCCATGCTCTTGAGATTCTAAAAAACGCAAATGATCAAAGACTCACCGCAGGAAAAGACCCGATGGGAATGGCCGCATCTGCACTTTACATTTCATGCGTAAAACATGACTTTGATGTTTCACAAAAAGACATTGCACTGGCCGCAGGCGTGACTGAGGTCACCATACGAAACAGGTACAAAGACATGAGAAAATCACTGCATTTGTAG
- a CDS encoding cation:proton antiporter, translating to MAAGIELIGDLGYLLLFSAAIGIIAYVLKQPLVLGFLVAGILIGPFGPFSLIKDTTMLTNFSEIAIVLLLFGVGLAFPITQLRNIGKIGAVIAIIEVLAMLGIGFAVGWAFGWSTMDSMFLAAALSISSTAIIVKVLEEMDVIEEPSSMLIIGVLVIEDIIAAVLISTLHSSVLSGAFSFDQMIWEVAKISMFIGGTVALGCLGMPKVFSLLSNIPRYEITILVALGLAFGLSFLSHELGFSAVTGAFLAGVILAGSRFSEDIINLITPIREVFIAIFFVTIGALMDINIIAEYWLPIIIITLVTIVGKTASVYLGVRLFQLGPNNAMGIGLSMAQLGEFSFIVLMVGQDLGATSSFLFPIVGMVVVLTTIFAPFLIKKGTKMMVAY from the coding sequence TTGGCTGCGGGAATAGAATTAATCGGAGATCTGGGATACCTGTTACTGTTTTCAGCAGCAATTGGAATTATTGCATATGTTCTAAAACAACCCCTAGTTTTGGGATTTTTGGTAGCCGGCATTTTGATTGGTCCGTTCGGTCCATTTAGTCTGATCAAGGACACCACAATGCTGACTAATTTCTCAGAGATTGCAATTGTGTTGTTACTGTTTGGGGTGGGCCTTGCATTTCCAATAACTCAGCTTAGAAACATTGGCAAGATTGGAGCAGTAATTGCCATAATAGAGGTACTTGCGATGCTTGGAATCGGGTTTGCAGTCGGTTGGGCGTTCGGCTGGTCTACCATGGACTCGATGTTCTTGGCAGCTGCACTGTCGATTAGCTCAACTGCAATCATAGTGAAAGTTCTGGAGGAAATGGATGTAATTGAAGAACCGTCATCCATGCTGATAATTGGAGTATTGGTAATAGAGGACATTATTGCGGCCGTATTAATTTCCACACTACACTCTTCAGTTTTGTCGGGAGCATTTAGCTTTGATCAAATGATCTGGGAGGTTGCAAAAATCAGCATGTTCATTGGCGGAACAGTAGCACTTGGGTGCCTTGGGATGCCAAAGGTCTTCTCACTATTATCAAATATTCCTAGATACGAAATTACAATTCTTGTGGCGCTAGGCCTTGCATTTGGTTTGTCGTTTTTATCACACGAGCTTGGCTTTTCTGCAGTAACGGGTGCATTCTTGGCGGGTGTGATCCTTGCAGGTTCTAGATTCTCTGAAGACATCATTAATCTGATTACGCCGATTCGCGAAGTATTCATTGCAATATTTTTTGTCACAATTGGCGCCCTAATGGATATCAATATTATCGCGGAATACTGGCTTCCAATCATAATTATCACGCTAGTTACCATTGTGGGCAAGACTGCATCTGTGTATTTGGGTGTGCGACTGTTCCAGCTTGGACCAAACAATGCCATGGGAATAGGCTTGTCTATGGCACAGCTGGGCGAGTTTTCATTCATTGTATTGATGGTGGGCCAAGACTTGGGCGCTACAAGCTCGTTCCTCTTCCCGATTGTAGGCATGGTTGTAGTATTGACTACGATATTTGCACCGTTCCTGATAAAGAAAGGAACCAAGATGATGGTTGCGTATTAA
- a CDS encoding cation:proton antiporter translates to MELEFAQQFVRPILDKISSTPSSSELIIQDFAVIMIVASIMALISYKLKQPMIMAFIIAGMIIGPNTPPFSLITHVEILHVFAEIGIILLLFVIGMEFPIEKLKNVGKKATFIAVAEASGTFMAGFAVTQAMGFTFFDSLFVSLAISVTSTVIIMKVLEELGMIKDEATYLIVGIAVIEDIIIISLLAVLQSVASTGDLTINEVGMSIILVIAFIVGVIVLGSKIVPRCVDLVGKTNHSELLIIAVLGVAFGLSFIAFKLDISVATGAFFAGVLVAESKMRIATKIIATPIRDMFGALFFISVGALMDIKQLPLFIIPAVILIIVSFSAKFITVWAASRAQRLGKTTSLKTGIGLSSSGGELALVAAKGGADVGATSSFVLPMVGAMTIISTFISPYLIKYGWKLASRLESKGTGSSDTK, encoded by the coding sequence GTGGAGTTAGAGTTTGCACAGCAGTTTGTGCGCCCTATTCTAGACAAAATTTCCTCAACGCCGTCCTCATCTGAGCTCATCATTCAGGACTTTGCGGTAATCATGATCGTTGCATCAATTATGGCGCTCATATCGTACAAGCTCAAGCAGCCGATGATAATGGCATTCATTATAGCTGGAATGATTATAGGCCCAAACACACCTCCATTTAGCCTGATTACACATGTGGAAATACTGCATGTCTTTGCGGAAATTGGAATCATACTACTATTGTTTGTGATTGGGATGGAGTTTCCAATTGAAAAGCTCAAAAATGTTGGTAAAAAAGCAACCTTCATAGCAGTTGCCGAGGCGTCTGGTACCTTCATGGCAGGATTTGCTGTAACTCAAGCGATGGGCTTTACATTCTTTGATAGCTTGTTTGTATCTTTGGCAATCTCTGTTACAAGCACTGTGATCATCATGAAGGTACTAGAAGAGCTTGGCATGATAAAAGACGAGGCCACCTATCTTATTGTCGGCATTGCTGTAATTGAGGATATAATCATAATTTCGTTGCTTGCGGTGCTCCAATCTGTTGCATCTACTGGGGATCTGACCATAAATGAAGTTGGAATGTCAATAATACTTGTAATTGCGTTTATCGTTGGGGTAATTGTGCTTGGCTCCAAGATCGTACCAAGATGCGTTGATCTTGTGGGTAAGACAAACCATAGCGAGCTATTAATCATTGCTGTCTTGGGCGTTGCATTTGGTCTTTCCTTTATTGCATTCAAGCTGGACATTTCGGTTGCTACCGGGGCGTTCTTTGCAGGAGTTCTGGTAGCAGAATCAAAAATGAGAATTGCCACAAAAATAATCGCAACTCCCATTCGTGACATGTTTGGCGCATTGTTCTTTATCTCGGTTGGCGCACTAATGGACATCAAGCAGCTTCCACTATTCATCATACCGGCGGTGATTCTGATTATCGTGTCGTTTTCCGCCAAGTTCATCACAGTGTGGGCAGCGTCGCGAGCTCAAAGGCTTGGCAAGACAACGTCACTCAAGACAGGAATTGGCCTGTCCTCATCTGGGGGTGAGCTCGCACTAGTTGCAGCCAAAGGAGGTGCAGACGTTGGTGCTACCAGCTCGTTTGTCTTGCCGATGGTTGGCGCAATGACCATAATCAGCACATTCATCTCGCCATACCTGATAAAATACGGCTGGAAGCTCGCAAGTCGACTAGAATCAAAAGGGACAGGCTCATCAGACACTAAATAA
- a CDS encoding YkgJ family cysteine cluster protein, whose protein sequence is MHLSSHISESLELLKKNWDVDPILEDFMLGKRTDVTDHAIKVKQVIFHIPYLTGEKKYILWKCYWPDCHNCCERQGRLPLTSDDLITIGKGLKYQKISDFVKNETIIATWMEAGPSGNGVLMTSINLKRKADETEADDGTHIKCRFLNEAGACSMHPNRPGVCYLYPFSTWLENENGKARVHSTYQFTGDCPGFYLADSLEPMKEVLTDYSKSIYEYNMQYTRTTREGYSQASFV, encoded by the coding sequence CTGCATTTGTCCTCTCACATTTCTGAATCACTTGAATTACTAAAGAAAAACTGGGACGTTGATCCAATACTAGAAGACTTCATGCTTGGAAAAAGAACAGATGTGACAGACCATGCAATCAAGGTAAAGCAAGTAATATTTCACATTCCATATCTGACAGGTGAAAAAAAATACATTTTATGGAAATGCTACTGGCCTGACTGCCACAATTGTTGCGAGCGACAGGGCAGACTGCCTCTGACATCAGATGATCTAATCACAATAGGAAAAGGTTTGAAATATCAGAAAATATCCGACTTCGTCAAAAATGAAACAATAATTGCTACGTGGATGGAAGCAGGCCCGTCAGGAAACGGAGTCCTGATGACATCAATTAATCTCAAAAGAAAAGCAGACGAAACCGAAGCGGACGACGGCACCCACATCAAGTGTCGATTCCTAAATGAGGCGGGTGCGTGCTCTATGCACCCGAATCGCCCCGGAGTGTGCTATTTGTATCCGTTCTCTACCTGGCTTGAGAACGAAAACGGAAAGGCGCGGGTGCACTCGACATACCAATTTACGGGCGACTGCCCTGGATTTTACCTAGCCGATTCACTGGAACCAATGAAAGAAGTGCTAACGGACTATTCCAAATCCATATACGAATACAACATGCAGTACACTAGGACCACACGAGAAGGATACAGCCAGGCAAGCTTTGTCTGA
- a CDS encoding 30S ribosomal protein S7: MAETQNLLLFRKWDLTGVEIKDPGLKTVISLRKVVYPHTFGSSALKKFNKADVNIVERLANKLMHFGKKYAKNTGRMGGKKARTMNTVKAAFEIIHLKTGKNPIEVLVRAIEHSSPNEDTTRIVYGGTAYHVSVDVSPLRRVDLALRFISDGVKESSFSNPKSMEEYLAEHLIAAAANDAAAPSVKKKNELERVAQASR; the protein is encoded by the coding sequence ATGGCCGAGACTCAGAATCTTTTGCTATTTAGAAAATGGGACCTGACTGGAGTAGAAATCAAAGACCCAGGCCTCAAGACAGTAATCTCTCTGCGCAAAGTAGTATACCCACACACATTTGGATCATCAGCTCTTAAGAAATTCAACAAGGCCGATGTCAACATTGTAGAAAGACTTGCAAACAAGCTTATGCACTTTGGCAAAAAATATGCAAAGAACACCGGCAGAATGGGAGGCAAAAAGGCTCGAACCATGAACACCGTAAAAGCTGCATTTGAAATCATCCACCTAAAGACGGGCAAAAACCCAATCGAGGTTTTGGTGCGAGCAATTGAACACTCGTCACCAAACGAGGACACCACAAGAATAGTGTATGGTGGTACTGCATACCACGTATCAGTTGATGTCTCACCACTAAGAAGAGTTGATCTGGCACTACGATTCATCTCTGATGGTGTCAAGGAATCATCATTTTCAAATCCAAAATCCATGGAAGAATACCTGGCAGAGCATCTAATTGCGGCAGCTGCGAACGACGCGGCAGCTCCTTCTGTCAAAAAGAAAAACGAGCTAGAGCGCGTAGCCCAGGCATCTAGATAA
- a CDS encoding 30S ribosomal protein S12: MAKSPLGLFAGRVLKAKRKRQRWQIGTYKRRLLGLNIKANPLGGSPQARGIVLEKVGVEAKQPNSAVRKCVRVQLIKNGKTVTAFLPRDGAMNFIDEHDEVHVEGMGATQGGAMGDIPGVRFKVFKVNGTSLRELVRGRKEKPRR, translated from the coding sequence ATGGCAAAGTCACCACTAGGATTATTCGCAGGACGCGTACTCAAGGCAAAGCGCAAGCGACAACGCTGGCAAATTGGCACCTACAAGCGCAGACTATTAGGATTAAACATAAAGGCAAACCCACTTGGTGGTTCTCCACAGGCAAGAGGAATTGTTTTGGAAAAAGTTGGCGTTGAGGCAAAGCAGCCAAACTCTGCAGTCAGAAAATGTGTCCGAGTACAATTGATCAAAAACGGCAAGACAGTAACTGCATTTTTGCCACGAGACGGCGCAATGAACTTTATTGATGAACACGACGAGGTCCACGTAGAGGGAATGGGTGCAACACAAGGCGGTGCAATGGGTGATATCCCAGGTGTACGATTCAAGGTTTTCAAGGTTAATGGCACTTCACTGCGAGAGCTAGTCCGCGGAAGAAAAGAAAAGCCAAGGAGATAG
- a CDS encoding NusA-like transcription termination signal-binding factor yields MPQTIKLTTDQMRLISLFQNVTGASARDCVEDEKQNRVIFVVNEGKMGLAIGKGGTHIRNLQNIVKKSVELVEYSDDPVVFLKNMLNPKLVTDVKLNKRLDGSTQAIVLVDAKKKGIVVGREGRNAEKARLLAKRYFEITSVLINSPDRMME; encoded by the coding sequence ATGCCACAAACAATCAAACTAACAACTGATCAAATGCGTTTGATCTCGCTTTTTCAAAACGTAACCGGCGCATCTGCGCGTGATTGTGTGGAAGACGAAAAGCAAAACCGAGTAATTTTTGTAGTAAATGAGGGAAAAATGGGCCTAGCAATCGGAAAAGGCGGCACCCATATTCGAAACCTGCAAAACATTGTCAAAAAATCAGTAGAACTAGTTGAATATTCAGATGACCCAGTTGTATTTTTGAAAAACATGCTAAATCCAAAACTTGTAACCGATGTAAAACTGAACAAGCGCCTTGACGGCTCTACTCAGGCTATTGTATTAGTTGATGCCAAAAAGAAGGGAATCGTGGTGGGTAGAGAGGGCAGAAACGCAGAAAAGGCAAGACTGCTTGCAAAGCGCTACTTTGAGATTACAAGCGTTTTAATTAACAGTCCGGACAGGATGATGGAGTAG
- a CDS encoding ribosomal L7Ae/L30e/S12e/Gadd45 family protein, with product MGKLLEKALKDALNDNKCVLGSKQVIQSIKGAKLVVISNSVTPEELKKIQDSTSDGKISTLNFDGTSIALGKLCGLQYRVSAASLTSIADSNVKAILKEESK from the coding sequence TTGGGAAAACTCTTAGAAAAAGCACTCAAGGACGCACTAAACGATAACAAGTGTGTACTGGGCTCAAAGCAAGTAATACAGTCAATCAAGGGCGCAAAGCTAGTCGTAATTTCAAATTCAGTAACACCAGAAGAACTAAAAAAAATCCAAGACTCGACTAGTGACGGAAAAATTTCCACACTGAACTTTGATGGAACATCAATCGCACTAGGAAAATTGTGCGGATTACAGTATAGAGTTTCAGCAGCTTCACTAACATCCATTGCCGACTCTAATGTCAAGGCAATTCTAAAAGAAGAATCCAAATGA